Proteins found in one Gardnerella vaginalis ATCC 14018 = JCM 11026 genomic segment:
- a CDS encoding acyl-CoA carboxylase subunit beta, whose translation MSALTKDTAQVAKDVNKKDVNKDAKTMQNAQPTQPQRGKSAVEHAARLARDAEQNALERQHAKGKSTARERLDLLFDTGTFEEIGRFNGGDINNDIAGCAVITGFGEVYGKKVAVYAQDFSVRGGTLGRAEGQKICHLLDMALQLGVPVVALIDSGGARIQEGVNALTQYGRIFKKTCEASGLIPQISLILGPCAGGAVYCPALTDFIIMTREHSNMFVTGPDVVKAATGESISMDDLGGGYVHNSTSGVAHYLGEDEADAIDYARTILAYLPQNCNQNPPTFAYAATRADRETAKQLATIVPSNDRQPYDVLDVIRAIVDYGEFVQVQELYAASAVVGFACIEGHPVGIVANQPKVNAGILDVNSSEKVARFVRLCDAFNLPVVTLVDTPGYKPGSDQEHAGIIRRGAKVIYAYANAQVPLVTVILRKAFGGAYIVMGSKSMGADFNYAWPTSQIAVLGAQGAVNIIHRKDLQKAKERGQDVDALRKKLVENYENTTVNANLSLETGQIDAMIDPEQTRDVIANSLKILRSKKRVSRTGKHHGNQPM comes from the coding sequence ATGAGTGCGCTTACTAAAGATACTGCACAAGTTGCAAAAGATGTTAATAAAAAAGATGTTAATAAAGACGCAAAAACTATGCAAAATGCGCAGCCTACGCAGCCTCAGCGTGGAAAATCAGCCGTAGAACACGCGGCTCGCCTTGCTAGAGACGCCGAGCAGAATGCTTTAGAGCGCCAGCATGCAAAGGGAAAATCCACAGCAAGAGAGCGTTTGGATTTGCTTTTTGATACGGGAACGTTTGAAGAAATCGGCCGCTTTAACGGTGGAGACATAAATAACGATATTGCAGGATGCGCTGTAATCACGGGCTTTGGCGAAGTATACGGCAAAAAAGTGGCAGTTTATGCGCAGGATTTTTCCGTTCGTGGCGGCACGCTTGGACGCGCTGAAGGACAGAAAATATGCCATCTTCTAGACATGGCGTTGCAGCTTGGAGTTCCAGTTGTTGCCCTAATCGACTCGGGTGGCGCTCGCATTCAAGAAGGCGTTAACGCGCTTACGCAATATGGCAGAATCTTCAAAAAAACTTGTGAAGCAAGCGGTTTAATTCCGCAAATCTCACTAATTCTTGGACCTTGCGCTGGTGGCGCAGTTTATTGCCCTGCTCTTACGGATTTTATAATCATGACTCGCGAACATTCCAACATGTTTGTAACTGGTCCAGATGTTGTTAAGGCTGCCACAGGCGAGTCAATTAGCATGGACGATTTAGGCGGTGGATATGTGCATAACTCCACTTCGGGCGTTGCTCACTATTTGGGCGAAGACGAGGCGGACGCCATTGACTATGCGCGCACAATCTTGGCTTATTTGCCGCAAAATTGCAATCAAAATCCGCCAACATTCGCATACGCTGCCACGCGCGCAGACAGAGAAACCGCTAAGCAGCTTGCGACTATTGTTCCAAGCAATGATCGCCAGCCGTACGATGTTTTAGACGTTATTCGCGCAATCGTAGATTATGGCGAATTTGTGCAAGTTCAAGAGCTTTACGCGGCATCCGCAGTAGTTGGTTTTGCTTGCATAGAAGGTCATCCTGTTGGAATAGTGGCAAATCAGCCTAAAGTCAATGCTGGAATTCTAGACGTTAATTCTTCCGAAAAAGTAGCGCGATTTGTGCGATTGTGCGACGCGTTTAATCTTCCTGTTGTAACTCTTGTAGACACTCCTGGATACAAGCCAGGGTCGGATCAGGAGCACGCGGGCATTATTCGCAGAGGTGCAAAAGTGATTTATGCGTACGCAAACGCGCAAGTTCCGCTTGTTACCGTGATTTTACGCAAGGCTTTTGGTGGAGCGTACATTGTAATGGGCTCAAAGTCTATGGGCGCAGACTTTAACTACGCTTGGCCTACCAGCCAGATAGCGGTTTTGGGTGCTCAAGGAGCTGTGAACATTATTCATCGCAAGGATTTGCAAAAAGCAAAAGAGCGCGGTCAAGATGTTGACGCTTTAAGAAAAAAGCTTGTTGAGAATTACGAAAATACCACTGTAAACGCGAATCTTTCGCTG
- a CDS encoding ATP-binding protein, translating into MVTNIKKILVANRGEIALRVIRTAQEMGIQTVAIYAASDRQAQYVEMASEAYALSGDTYRDTYLNEDAIIDILHKSGADAVHPGYGFLSEVASFAQKVIDAGAVWIGPKPEALIDLGDKITARRVATRAKVPPVPGISEPVKDIRELLTFAQTHGYPVMMKRTDGGGGRGITVVHNDDELRGFYMNHDALQGGDLDEYFIERFIDKARHVETQVGRDSHGNFTIYSTRDCSVQRRNQKLVEEAPAPFLTDDENAQLHRYSRNLFEAVDYVGLGTCEYMVTSQHKVYFLEVNPRLQVEHTVSEEVSGLDLVREQLTIADGGELTQNHPSRGHSFELRITSEDPATNLTPSAGTLTKIEWPSGPGIRVDSGVEVGDSVSPKFDSMMGKLIVTAQNRDAAIARVRRALKELCIEGVPTPAKLFEQIFNDPDFTAQDHDFDISTKWLEHKYLNRTAAAANGGQPASLDSNKSGEDAQNKTTKMESFVIEVDNKRVKLTIPQDIVDNLTGSARVRSTVRASQPLRGRGLRGDTHKSETPKDAPGVISAPMQAVITRVNVAEGQNVAKGDLLAVLESMKMENYVYAPAAGVVTGIFVGPGDGVEAGEKLVTIDVTKGGSAK; encoded by the coding sequence ATGGTTACGAATATCAAAAAAATACTTGTTGCAAATCGCGGCGAAATCGCGCTTAGAGTGATTCGCACTGCTCAAGAAATGGGAATACAAACTGTAGCTATTTATGCGGCATCCGACCGCCAAGCACAGTATGTAGAGATGGCAAGCGAAGCCTACGCGCTTTCTGGAGACACGTACAGAGACACCTATTTAAACGAAGACGCGATTATAGACATTTTGCATAAAAGCGGAGCGGATGCTGTACACCCAGGCTACGGATTTTTATCGGAAGTAGCGAGTTTTGCGCAAAAGGTGATTGATGCTGGCGCTGTGTGGATTGGCCCGAAGCCAGAAGCTCTTATTGATTTAGGGGATAAGATAACCGCTCGGCGCGTGGCAACTCGCGCTAAAGTGCCGCCCGTACCAGGCATATCGGAGCCTGTAAAAGACATTCGAGAATTGTTGACTTTTGCGCAAACACACGGCTACCCGGTTATGATGAAGCGCACGGATGGCGGCGGCGGTCGCGGAATAACCGTTGTGCACAACGATGACGAGCTTCGCGGATTCTACATGAACCACGACGCTTTGCAAGGCGGCGACCTTGACGAGTACTTTATTGAGCGTTTTATAGACAAGGCGCGCCATGTGGAAACACAAGTTGGCCGCGATTCGCATGGAAACTTCACCATATATTCCACGCGCGACTGCTCGGTGCAGCGCCGAAACCAAAAGTTGGTTGAGGAAGCACCAGCGCCATTCCTTACCGATGACGAGAACGCGCAGCTTCACCGATATTCTCGTAACCTATTTGAAGCTGTTGACTACGTTGGTTTGGGCACGTGTGAATATATGGTGACATCTCAACACAAGGTTTACTTCTTGGAAGTGAACCCACGATTGCAAGTTGAGCACACAGTTAGTGAGGAAGTTAGCGGACTAGATCTTGTGCGCGAACAGCTTACGATTGCCGACGGCGGTGAGCTTACGCAAAATCACCCTTCGCGCGGGCATAGTTTTGAGCTTAGAATCACTTCGGAAGACCCAGCAACGAATCTTACGCCTAGCGCAGGCACACTAACAAAAATCGAGTGGCCATCTGGACCTGGAATCCGTGTGGATTCTGGAGTAGAAGTTGGAGATAGCGTGTCTCCAAAATTCGACTCCATGATGGGCAAGCTTATTGTTACGGCTCAAAATCGCGATGCGGCGATTGCTCGCGTAAGACGCGCGCTTAAGGAGCTTTGCATTGAGGGAGTGCCCACTCCTGCTAAGCTTTTTGAGCAAATTTTTAACGATCCTGATTTTACAGCGCAAGATCACGATTTTGATATTTCTACAAAATGGCTTGAACACAAGTATTTGAACCGCACTGCTGCAGCGGCAAATGGCGGACAGCCTGCTTCTTTGGATTCCAATAAGTCTGGTGAAGACGCGCAAAATAAGACAACTAAAATGGAGTCTTTTGTAATAGAAGTAGACAATAAGCGCGTAAAACTTACGATTCCGCAAGATATTGTAGACAATCTTACTGGCTCTGCGCGAGTTAGAAGCACAGTTCGCGCATCGCAGCCGCTTAGAGGACGAGGATTAAGAGGAGATACTCACAAGTCGGAAACTCCAAAGGATGCTCCTGGAGTGATTTCTGCTCCAATGCAAGCTGTGATTACACGCGTAAACGTTGCGGAAGGTCAGAACGTAGCAAAAGGCGATTTACTTGCTGTTCTTGAATCTATGAAAATGGAAAACTACGTTTATGCACCTGCAGCTGGCGTAGTTACTGGCATTTTTGTAGGGCCTGGAGATGGTGTAGAAGCAGGCGAAAAGCTTGTAACAATTGACGTGACTAAAGGCGGTAGTGCAAAATGA
- a CDS encoding biotin transporter BioY, whose protein sequence is MANFESNSGANSSANSSAVASKAFGVNRLAVPFAKAFLFTVLISAATMAGALPIPGTPVPVTLQTLVLALAGLTLTWRQAVSSVLMYLAIGAAGMPVFAGGKSGVVAFAGPSVGFLVGFVFGVAVIALVKSALEGVVNAAMPEDSVAKKFARFGAYFAASVVGSLVIYAFGFVGQSLMMHLPVWAIAVASTGFIVGDIIKAAIASAACAGLYGAFKRNHNA, encoded by the coding sequence GTGGCTAATTTTGAATCTAACTCTGGTGCAAACTCTAGCGCAAACTCTAGCGCAGTTGCATCTAAGGCTTTTGGCGTTAATCGTTTGGCTGTTCCATTTGCTAAGGCGTTTTTGTTTACTGTTCTTATTAGCGCTGCAACTATGGCTGGCGCATTGCCTATTCCTGGAACTCCTGTTCCTGTAACTTTGCAAACTTTGGTTTTGGCTTTGGCTGGTCTTACTTTGACTTGGCGCCAAGCCGTTAGCTCTGTGCTTATGTACCTTGCGATTGGTGCTGCTGGAATGCCAGTGTTTGCAGGCGGAAAGAGTGGCGTTGTGGCTTTTGCAGGTCCTAGCGTTGGATTCCTTGTTGGATTCGTGTTCGGTGTGGCTGTGATTGCGCTCGTAAAGTCTGCGCTCGAAGGCGTTGTTAATGCCGCTATGCCAGAGGATTCTGTTGCTAAGAAATTTGCACGATTTGGCGCGTATTTTGCCGCATCTGTTGTTGGTTCTCTTGTGATTTACGCATTTGGTTTTGTAGGCCAATCGCTTATGATGCACTTGCCTGTTTGGGCAATCGCCGTTGCTTCTACTGGCTTTATTGTTGGCGATATTATTAAGGCTGCAATCGCTAGCGCTGCTTGCGCAGGATTGTATGGCGCGTTTAAACGCAATCACAATGCGTGA